The window gggccgtagtgccgcggcccgcggtccaccaCCGCCCCAATGCCGTCCGCTCTAGGTCGTCCCCGTGGCTGCACCGACCCTCGCGCTGCCGCTGCGTCACCCCATCGGGCCGTAGCGAGCGTGGCACGTGGTCCTTGCCCCACCCTGAGGTCTTCCCCGCCGTCGCGCTAACCTGcgcgctgccgctgcgtcgccacTTCGGGCCGTAGCGCCGCGGCCTGCGGTCCACTTCATCGTCCACGCGCGTCGACTTATGTGTGGTATGCGTCACGCCACCTTCCTAGGCGCAGGAACGCCACCGTCCGCtcggtcttcgtcacgctgtAGGGTTCTtcctcgcctacttcgagcatCGTCGCTGCGCTTCTGacctagccgccgccacctcctcctcaggccgccgccgccactcttcTTCCCGGTCCACGGCGACTACCTTGACACCGgccaccccgactcgacatcgaccacagCATCCCTCGCACGGCTACCTCAACCACGGCTACACAACCCGacgctctcggctacatcgacatcggcacaaagggctaccgccagCAAACTCGTCggtttccactccagccacgacttCCGTGGTGCATCAACCGTTACGactgtgtgtgtggggggggggggtccgtgGGCTTGCCTTCGGATTCGTCTCCAGTCTCACCATgtgcgtcgctaccgttgtgactgcggggggatgttgagtatcgTGATTATTAGGAAAGTTAGGAAAGCGTAGGATATTATTCTACCTTGccttgtactccaagatgatcatgtactcctatatatatgcctatgaggctcaagcaatacatcaATCAACAATTCCACCAATCCCTCTCTATCCCTTCTAACACACACCATCATCGGGATCGCAACGTAGCCAGATGCAGAGGAGCCCACAAACGCCGAGATGGCAGTGCTAGGTGTCGTGCCGGAGTTTTGCTTTCCGAGGGCGAGGATGGTGATGTTTTAAAAAAAGGAGGATATACcctcggcctctgcatctggacgatgcatgcatccattttattaattattcacaaagaccaTACAAAGTAATACATCAGTAAGCCTGAAGCCACCATCTAGACAAGACTTATTGCTACTCCTATCCCCTTGATGAAAGGGTGCCGAATATTCCGAGCcaaataccaaacagacatcgcaccgaagcctaacatctaaagcggATGCCTCAGCCCAGCCACATACCAAGACCGGGTCACACACCGGACCGGCGCACTCTCAGAGGATGACGCTGCCATCTTCCACCGGTCCATCTCCAGAGCAGGAACTGACGCACCGACCTTGCCTGGCAtgtcgtcgacgccaccacggcgccagGCAACGCCACCATCCTGCACGTGTCCGTCCACATGCGCCTGTCGCCGAACATCCGCAGTGACATGCCGCCGGGATCCGCCGTCAACCTTGCGGTAGATGTAACACCGCTCCTCCTCTTGTCCCCCCCAGCCAACACTTACTCCACACGATGCCCCCAGGAGGGAAAGCGATACTGCGAAGGCCATCATCCTCCGATCCAGtagacccagatctagggtttccctaggAGCATCCCGAGCCTGATGACGCAAACTGCAACGACGATGCCTCGAGAAGGGAACGACGTCACAGACGCCGCCATCTCTGCCATGACCGTAGTCGGCGCGATTTTCGCCGGCAGTCATGCCACCAGGCATGCGCCACCGACGTCATTGGTCCCTTCAGCCAGAGCAAACTCCAAAACGATGCCCTGAAGAGGGACTACGATGCAAAAGCACCGCCATCGCTCAATCCCAaggagatctagggtttcccccggagttGCCCACGCTGTCATGGACCAGACAACGGTAGAATCCCGACGGATCCGCCCAGCTGCCGACGTGTTGCATCCGCCACCGCGTCGACCGTAATCCACTGACCAAGGCCCACGCCTGGGCCTAGAtccggccgcgccgccgccgaccgatctggtcacgccgccgccgtccctgGTGACCGCGATGCACCAGACGGCGAAGCCGCCTGCCGCAGACGAACGGAATCGCCGgagcgccgccgccacccgccgtgACGTCCAGCCCGGGGGCGCCGGCCCGTGCCAGCCCCACACGAGCGGGAAAACCCCGAGTCCCCGCCGCCACCGGCAACGGCAAGGCCGCGCCCctgggcggcggcgagggaggagggggaggagagggggagtcCGGCCGACGAGATCTGGGGAAAAGGATGATGATGGAAGCGGTAGATGGTGAGGCCTTGCCCGAAGGTGGCACCGAAAATCATTCTCCAAATCGTGCAAGCCTCTGGTACCATTTGAAAATGGATGAGACGATGGTTTAGCTTTTCTATGCATCAAATCAGATCTAGACTCCTCTATTCGTACAGTGGAGGGCTAGGGTCGCGTGCACTGATCGGATCGCCAACCACATGCAATTTAAATTGCTAACCACATGTAAATCACAATACAATACAGGCATAAGATTTACAAGTTGATGCTCAACACACATGTGGTACAGTTGGAGAAGCAAGCGTGTGACGTGGACACATACACTATTATAACGTCGACGCGCCTATGAAACGGCTGGATACCCAGAAACAGCAGGAGAGACAAATCTGGCTCCTTTATTTCTGTTGGCCTCGGACAAAACTGGATTATTCTCCAGCTCAGACACGGCTTGTCCCAAATCCGCCACCAACTTCCGGCTGACCTCTTCTTCCCACTGTCGCTCTTGCTCCTCTCGTCGTCTCCCTCCGATCTTGTCGCCACTATCCCCTCGCGCCTAGCTTGGTTTCGCTTGGCGATGAACGGCGGCGGGGGAGACGAGAGCGGCAGCGACCATGAGGGAAGCGGCACGCGGAAGCCGCTGCTGCTCAAGAACACGGGCAGCTGGTACAGGATGGTGGGGTCGTCGTCGCGGCAGATAGTCGGCGCCTCCTCCATGGCGGTGCTGCGCGAGTCCCACGTCTCGGCGCTCCTCTGCACGCTCATCGTCGCCCTCGGCCCCATCCAGTTCGGCTTCACCTGCGGCTTCTCCTCGCCCACCCAGGACGCCATGATCCGCGACCTCGGCCTCTCCATCTCCCAGGTCCCCCTCAACCAAGCTGCCCTGTCACCTCCTCCATGCTTGCTCTGCTTCTAGCTACTTCCTTGCCTAAAATGTTGACTAGCTTCGTCCGTGCGCGCTCTGCAGTTCTCGGCGTTCGGCTCACTGTCCAACGTCGGCGCCATGGTGGGCGCCATCGCCAGCGGCCAGATGGCCGAGCACATTGGCCGCAAAGGGGTGAGAAGTTTCGACCATTATTTTCTCCCTTTGACTACTACTTAAGCCAGAGTTAGGAGTTGACCTTGTACAATTAGTCTTGAATCTCGTGAGCTATTTAATTAGTTGCGTGTGGCACACTGAATTTGGAGTTGGTGTTGCAATTTTTTTGCAAATGAAGTATATAGTGAAAAAAGTTCAGGCTTCTGTTTTACTAGACTGAACTGAAGTTGCATTCGTTTACTCTAATGTGCTTGTTGTCTGATTGAAATTTCAGTCGTTGATGATTGCGGCAATTCCGAACATCATCGGTTGGCTCGCCATCTCCTTCGCGAACGTATGACATGATGCACCCGCATCTTTCCCAAGCATTTTTTCCGCACTTTTCCTTCATGCTTGCCGATCCGTGTTTTAATCTACAGGACTCGTCGTTTCTCTACATGGGACGGCTGCTCGAAGGATTTGGTGTTGGTGTCATATCCTACACGGTTCGTATAAAGTATCTTAAATGCGTATTTATTTTGTTCCTAGAATGTTCATGCCTCATGGCCTTATGCTTTCAGAGTTTTTAGTACTTCTCAGCTGctaaaaaatgttcagaaaagaAAGAGCAACTGATATGTCAATATATTGGGTGCAGAATGGTCAATAGTTTATACAAAATTTATATTACTGTCGACACAGTATTGGACTAGTTATTAATACTAGTTACAACACTAACTGTTATGTATGAATTATGTGATGCCATCATACCAGGTGCCTGTATACATAGCAGAGATATCCCCTCAGAGCACAAGAGGAGCGCTTGGCTCCGTGAACCAGGTGCGCCGCCTATTCTCACTAGTCACAAGTACATGGATTGTTCATGTCAAGCTCACCATGCAGTTGTTCATTATGTAGCTGTCTATCACCCTTGGTATCTTCTTGGCCTATGTGCTTGGCATGTTTGTTCCTTGGAGGCTGCTTGCAGTACTAGGTGATGCAACTAAACACCTACCATATTACTGAAATTTGGTCTTGCTGCTACCATTTTGCAGTTAATTTCTGATACTCTGTTTTTGCACAGAGTTTTCAATTAATTTCTGACACCCGGTTTCTGGTGCAAATATCTGCCATCCATTCTTTCAGGAACCTTGCCTTGTACATTGTTGATTCCTGGCCTATTCTTCATCCCGGAGTCTCCAAGATGGCTGGTGTGTACATGCTCAAGTTCGATATATGAAGCAGAGCATCACTCTGAAATCTGTAATGACATTCTTTTTATGCATCTGTCTTCAGGCAAAGATGAACTTGATGGATGATTTCGAGACTTCTCTGCAAGTTTTGAGGGGTTTCGAGACTGACATCACAGCGGAAGTGAATGATATAAAGGCAAGCACTTGAACTCTTTTTCTCCCTCTTATTGACTTGGAAATCCTTCTGAAGTATTTTCAGTCTAGTATAATTTCCTTAAAATCGGAAATATGTCTATATGTGTGTCACTCTTCTAGAAGTAACATCTTCGATTTTAGATTTGAACTTTTTGATTGCTGTTGTGCAGAGAGCCGTAGAATCTGCAAACAAAAAGGCTACGGTCCGTTTTCAGGAGCTGAATCAAAAGAAGTACCGAACTCCCTTACTAGTAATTTCCTTGCCCTTTTTCATATTTTTGGTCCATCACATACAAAAATTACTGTATTTTTTAAATGATAATTATGCTACATTTGGGCAGATAGGAACTGGCCTTCTAGTACTTCAAAATTTATGTGGGATAAATGGCATACTGTTTTACGCAAGTAGAATCTTCAGAGCTGCAGGTGAGTTATGCAGCATTTTTGTATCGTTTAGGCATAGTAAGTTGTAGGCATGACTTTTCGGACGGAATTAGGTTACTTTTGCTAATTTAGACTGGAATAAAAGGAGAGGTGTTTGGTTGTTTGCTACATAACCAACCTGAGAGTGACAAGTTACACTTTGGCAAAAATTTCTTTCAAGTCACAGGGTATCCCAACAGATTTATGCCCAACAATTCCTTGTTATTATGAGGTCAGCACTATGCTATCTTCAATAAAGATAATATAATAAATAACTTCATGGCATGGTTTTCCATTCTGctttctcaatcaaagtaggaAGATGCCATTTCATTGTCTACTGTAAAATCATTCGTCTTGACCGAATAGCTTCAAAGTACCAGCAGTTTCATCTGTTTCTGAAGTACAAAAGTGATTTTCCTTAAGTACAATTGTGATACTTTGGCTTGTAAATTTGACATGTAAAGTTCATCAGGGTTCACAAACAGTGACCTGGCCACATGTGCACTTGGAGCTATTCAGGTATGTGATGTAACATGTTTTGAGGCCATTTAAGTTATCTTTTCAGCAAGGTTCGATCTTGTCTCGCTGACAGCACTGCCTCTATTAGGTTCTCGCCACCGGAGTTACAACCTCGCTACTAGATAAAGCTGGCCGAAGGATGCTCCTTATTGTAAGTTCCTCACAACCTCGCTACTAGTTTGTAAGCTGTATGTTTTATAAATGAAGTGTAAGCTGTATGTAACTGTAATATTTTTCCCACTTCAAATTTCAGATCTCTACTGCTGGGACAACTCTGAGCCTTCTTGCAGTTTCTGTTGCATTTTTCCTCAAGGTATATTCAGGTGTATTAGCCTTTGATTCTGGTAAAAAACATGGCATTTTAAGATGCTGAGAGGCAAACACTGTTTATCACTGGGTCTCTTCCTCTTCTGCCAAAGCCACTCTGAACTTATCATATTGTTGTGATGGTTACTTGTTACAGGACAATCTACCACATGACTCTCACTCGGACTACATCTTAAGCATGGTGTCCTTGGTGGCTCTTGTGGTATGTCTGCAGTTACTTCATTTCGCCGCGTGACGTGTGTGTCGAACCCTATGCAAGAAGTCATCTTAACTTGAACGATTTCTTCAGGCTTATATCATCACCTTCTCCTTTGGCATGGGTGCCATTCCGTGGCTCATAATGTCCGAGGTAAGAGCTGCTGGCCTCTCATAGCCCTCGAGAACATTCAGATAACCACAATTCAGAGAGATGCCATGAATAACAAATTCAGAGCAAGCATCTGAAATTCACAACCGATGCATTAGGAAAGTATTCTAAATTCTTCAGTACCAACTCTGAATGAACATTTTCAGATCCTCCCGGTGGGCATCAAGAGTTTCGCGGGGAGCTTCGCGACGCTGGCCAACATGCTCACTTCCTTCGGGGTGACAATGACGGCGAACCTGCTACTGAGCTGGAGCGCTGGCGGTACGTGACTGCTCGGCGCCTCTGCTCTCCCCTCTTGCCTGTCCAAGGATTAGTTCTGAACCATGAAACTTGATGAAATTTTACGTGCTCATTCATCATCTGTATAAACAATTGCAGGGACTTTCGCGTCTTACATGGTCGTGAGCGCGTTCGCCCTCGTGTTCGTTATACTTTGGGTGCCGGAGACCAAGGGGAGGACGCTGGAGGAGATACAGTGGTCGTTCCGGTGAGCGATCTCGATCCGCGGTGCCACCCGGTCGTCGCATATGGTGTGTAGCTCTTCAAGTTAGGGTAAAAGCCGTATGTCAGGCAAGAATTGTTGCACGGTCAGCGATCTTGGCTCTTCGAACCTTGCAGCCAGTTCCCACCAAGTGGAATCAGTAGTACCAGTCACATTATTTTCTTCTTCTGTTATGTATCTTTTGTAAGTCAAATGCAGAAAATCATATTTTCAGCGGGAACGAGCAGCCCCAAAAAGGCCGTGCGTTTCCTGCCGAGGCTGTACGGCTGGGCCGGGCTTTGAGGCCCAGTCTTCATTCTTGGTTTCTGCGTCCAAACGGTAATCAAGCTAATCAAAAAGAAAAACCTCCCGGTTAGATTAGTCCCAAACCGTTTGCGCAGATCAGCGTAGCTGTTCAGACGTGTATAAGAGGAGGTGCAAGGCTCCGGTTCAACTCATACCTTTCTCGGCCTTTTGGCTAAGATCAAGTGTATTATCTGTTCTTATCAGTTTAATATCTGATATGTGGACTACATGTCCACAACGATATTAAATTTATTTTTTCTGGGAGAGGATCCATCATAGTGGCTTGCCACTCAGGTCGTCGCGTGTTCCCCGGGCGTTGCACTGTAGCCCGGGCGTGGCGCACCCCAACCAAAGACAAATTAAATATTTAACTCAACTTGCAATTGATTTGATTATTGAATCTTTTAATTCAAAATAAAATGAGCTGTGAAACCACAATGGCCTAGCTCAATTAAATTGAGCTCTTGCTTTGAACCTGATCAAGTCGCTAATCACGACCCAAAGAGGTAGTCCGCGCCATTTTCCATAAgttagtttttcttttttctttttgagaaTCCAATGTGTACGAAATGGTTACGAAACTCGTAATAAACATTATTTGTAGACAAGTATTTTGAAGTCTGGTGTCTACTGGTAAAAACATTATCAAGGAGCAGGGCTCCGTTTAAAGTTTGTGAGCCCCATGAGGTCAACTCATTTTTTTTGGTTTGGTTCAAAAAGAAATGAGTGGTACAAGCTTCCTTTTTGTATCTCGGTTGACATATGAGCCGAGGGACGGTGCTCCAAAGTCTAGCTTGCTCAATTTTGACTACAAATAGTATAAGCTAGCATCGTAGGTAGTATGTTATCTTCAGTACAAATGATGAGCTACTGAGGAGTAAGGGGGGATTCGACCAAATCATAACAATGTGTTACCTTTTATTTGGGAAAAATTGGTTGCTTTTTGATAGGCGCGAGAATTTTTGTgtttcgcccccccccccctacccacacacacacccacccacccacacccCACGCAGACACACACAAGTTTATCTTATTTGTCTCGAAAATGACTCATGATGGGCTCGAGGTCGTTACTAACCGAGTATGATCCAACTCTGGAGTTTGAACTCTCGAAACAGGCTTTtgcccgctttatatataaataAACAACCGAACAAAGTACACAAGTGAACGATACAAAATGGAGAGGTAGCCCTCTTACAAAGCATGCCCTAGGATAATCGGATCACGCAGAACACACAAAACTACGCTACTGAAGAGAACACGAGGAGGACTAGGTACAACACCACGCTACGCCCTAGCACACTAAGCTCCATGATAAAGCTCTCAGGAGGGAAAGACGGCGTGAAGCGTAGCCGCTGACGAGTCCAAAGTGGACATGAGCTTTCACCCAAAACCCTGACAAGAAGGGAGAACCACAACGACGGCTTCAAGAAGAAAGTGGAGCCCGTGAGCGTCGCCACAGTCGGCGCAAAGCGTGGAGCTTCCGCTCGGTAGATCAACCGTGTCACACTAGGACAACCGCGGCGATCGCAGAATCCCAAATCCTGATTTGCGCGTCGCCACTGTCAACGACATACGACGAGCCCGAGCCACTTGACGTTACCCCCTCGCCGCCCACACAACCAAGAGGGAAGCCACCACCACCGCCATAGTACCTGCAGGTCTGAAACACCGCCATCTGTCCACTTCACAGCACACCCACCACAGTTGGAAGAGTGGAGGCCTCCATCCACTCCTAGCCCGGCATCAGCCATCGATACTGGGTTAGCGCCTCCACCTTAGGAAGCGTCCACACATGCATCTCCAGCCAGCCCCGGTGGACTAGGGGGGCACGAATGGAGGACTGTCAATGTCCGTTGTCGAGCAAGTCTTAACCCTAGCCCTCCAGCCTTGGCCCAGGCTAGCACGCACAACGCCATGTCCTTGGCCTTCGGCACCGATCCGACGGCACAAGTAGCAATGTCATGTCCACCACCAACTCCCACCGCAGCCGCGAGAGGAAGACGGCGCTCACGAGCACACCCCCACACCGAGCCCAACCTCACCTACCCCAAGCACCAGCTGTCCAGCTCCGATCTGCCTCGGGCATAGATCTGGCCCGCCCGAGCACGAACCCTAACTCCAAGCCTTCCCTGTTTGCATTCGAACTCTAGCTCAAGTCAAACTGAGCTCGCTTTGTTTTATAATATGAGCTGCCAAGTTTTGATAGGCACTCAAATTTCAAGCCGTTTGCATCCCTACTTTCATGTTTTGGAATGAACAGTTTTTCTTTGTCAACGTCGTCTAAAAATGGTCCACCATTGTGTATAGAAAAACATGGTTATTGTCgcactaagagcatctccaatagatggtccaaaatTTGACGGTCCAAAACCGGAGATGTAAAATTTGGACCGCCAAAAAGTGCGTTTTGGAGCTCCGAAAAAAGCTCAACTCTAACAAATGGTCTAAATTGATGGTCTAAAAGAGCAACTCCAACAGATGGTCCAAAATGAAGATGTAAAATCGCCTTGAtcgtcttcttcaacctcgggACGTCGGCCGCCTTCGTCAAATCCGTCGCCATCAAGCTCTCCCCGACCTCCCCGAGCGCGCCATCCACCCCGTGATGAGCTCATCTCCCAATCCCCCTATTTTTTCCCTTCGATCGGTGTCGTTTGCCACTGCTCCCGTGCTCGTCCGTGGTCGCCATGGCCGGAGCCCGAGCTCCCCTGTACGTGTTCCTTTGCCGGCCAGCAGCGACGGAGGCGAGCAACAGCCGACGCAAACACCACGAGCAGAGGCACAGGCACGCTGCACGGGCCAGCAGCGACGGCAGCTCGGCTGGACAGGGTcagtgcggggcggcggcggggccgggaGGCAGTGGCAACGGGGCGGGCTagcgagcggcggcgggcggcggcctaAGGACCCGGCGGAGGCCTACATGGGCAGCCAGATCGCCGGAGGTGCCGAATCCCACCACGGTTGCCTCCCGATTCGGCGGCGCCTGGGCGGCTACGAGACGGCTTCCGGCGAGGGAGGCGACGGGGGCgagggcggcggagggcggcgtggCGATTTGGAGCggtggcggcgatggcggcggggatttgggcggtggtggcggcggatTTCGGCCGGCTGGTGTTCGGGCGGGCGGATAGGCGCGGCTGTGAAATGAAATGAAGTGGCGGTGAAGCTGCCGCTCAGCTAGAGCCCTTGCGGCACGATTTCAGTTCAAAAGGACTTCGTTCAGTCGAGGTTCTGAACCAAGGACTAATTCTGAACCATGAAACCAGGCGCAAATTCACATGTTCATCATCTTTATAAACAATTTCTACGGGTACTTTCGTGTCGTACATGGTGGTCGTTCTTCGGGTGCCGGAGACAAATGGGATTATGGGAGGAACCTGGAGGAATACAGTGGTCCAACATACGCAGAAACCTAAAACATATTTTCATGAACGAAAAAATAATCCAGAATTGCCGTGCATCATGCATGAAGCCGTATTACGGGGCCTTTGAACATATGGGCTTTGAGGCTTTCTGTCTTCTAGATGGGTTTCTGGGCCCAAACGTTAATCAAGCTAGTTGAAATCAGATAGAAAACCTCCCGCTTAGAATAGTCCCACACGGCTTAGGCAGTTCCTCACAGGTGGTCGGACGGGTATAAGAGCAGGGGTAAGGCTCCTTTTCAACTCATACCTTTCTCGGCCTTTTGGCTAAGATCAAGTGTAGTATCTGTTCTTATCAGTTTAATATCTGATATGTGGACTACATGTTCACAACGATATTAAATTTATTTTTTATGGGGAAGGATCCATCATAGTGGCTTGCCACTCGGGTCCTCGCGTGTTCCCCGGGCGTTGCACTATAGCCCGGGTGTGGCGCACCCCAACCAAAACTAATATAAGCTTTTAACTTGACCAAATCTTATTgttcaaatttcaaaataaatgaaTTGTGAAATCAGTGTTTAAGTTGAGCCAAGGGTGACAGGCTAAATTTTGACTCCGACATAATAGCTTGGTCGTACTATGTTAGCCATGTTACTTTTGGTACGTAGAGTAAAAATTGCTGCTGTTTTGGATTGAGAACAAATCAGTTGCATTTTAATAGATCGTGAAATTTCGCCCCATCCCCCCTCCCCTTGATTTTTTGTCTTCCCAGGCAATGGCCCAAGATCGACCAGGTCGTtacataatactccctccgtcccacaataCAAGACGTTTTTCCAAGCTATGTTACAAGTTTGCAGCTTGAACTCTAGCTAAAGTCAAACTGAGCTCGCTTACAGGTTTTGGAATACATAATACAAGTTGACCTGAGTTTAGTCTAGGTCATTCAAATTCAACACGTTTATATCCCTACTTTCATGTTTTCGAATGAAAAAGGAAATCGTCATCATCGGATAAAATAATTTCATTGGTCTACCGGGCTATAGAAGTACTTGGTTCTTGTTGCGCTAGCGGGGCAACACAAATCTGGAAGGAGGTGATTTCAACTCTTTGATTGCTATTGTGTAGATTGCTGTAGCACCTGCAAGTTATCTATCACCCTTGGTATCTTCTTGGCCTATGTGCTAGGCATGTCTGTTCCTTGGAGCTTGCTGGCAGTACAAGCTACTGCAACTAAACACCTATCATATTACTGAGGTTTGCTCTTGCTGCTACCAATTTGCAGTTCATTCCCTCTTTTTGCGAGAGTTTTCGGTTAATTTTATGACACCCGTTTTCTGATGCAAATATCTGGTATTCAGTATTTCAGGAACCTTGCCTTGCACTTTGTTGATTCCTGGTATATTCTTCATTCCAAAGTCTCCAAGATGCTGGTGTGTATATGCTCAAGTTCGATATTTGAAACAGAGCATCATTCTGAAATCTGTAATGACATTCTTTTTACGCATCTGTCTCAACGGATTTTAGTTACAAGTACTCTGAATTCTTCAGTTCCCAACTCTGAATGAATGAAAATTTTCAGATCCTCCCAGTGGGCATCAGGAGTTTCAGTTCAGAAGGACTTCGTTCAATCGATGTTTAGGATGGAGCCATCACATGACTGCTCGGCCCTTGtgctctcccctcccctctcgccAGCCCGACAAAGACTGGATTCCTCTTTGCACAATCTCTacatttttttttttgaaaaaggaGGATGATCCCCAGCCTCTGCATCGGGAAGATACATGCAGccattttattgattattctcgaggaccttacaaagtagaaCAAAAATATGCCTGAaccaccatcttggcaacatctgccgctactcctatccaaatgatgaaggggtgcaagctgggccacatacccagacctctcacctaagtctaacatctaaagccggaggcccCGACCAAGCCATCTGCCGGGTCCAGGGCTCAAACCGGTCCGACTCACTcacatgtgtcgtcgccgccatcttccactggtccatcttcagagcagattGAGGTGACAA is drawn from Aegilops tauschii subsp. strangulata cultivar AL8/78 chromosome 1, Aet v6.0, whole genome shotgun sequence and contains these coding sequences:
- the LOC109761942 gene encoding sugar transporter ERD6-like 4, coding for MNGGGGDESGSDHEGSGTRKPLLLKNTGSWYRMVGSSSRQIVGASSMAVLRESHVSALLCTLIVALGPIQFGFTCGFSSPTQDAMIRDLGLSISQFSAFGSLSNVGAMVGAIASGQMAEHIGRKGSLMIAAIPNIIGWLAISFANDSSFLYMGRLLEGFGVGVISYTVPVYIAEISPQSTRGALGSVNQLSITLGIFLAYVLGMFVPWRLLAVLGTLPCTLLIPGLFFIPESPRWLAKMNLMDDFETSLQVLRGFETDITAEVNDIKRAVESANKKATVRFQELNQKKYRTPLLIGTGLLVLQNLCGINGILFYASRIFRAAGFTNSDLATCALGAIQVLATGVTTSLLDKAGRRMLLIISTAGTTLSLLAVSVAFFLKDNLPHDSHSDYILSMVSLVALVAYIITFSFGMGAIPWLIMSEILPVGIKSFAGSFATLANMLTSFGVTMTANLLLSWSAGGTFASYMVVSAFALVFVILWVPETKGRTLEEIQWSFR